A single window of Gossypium hirsutum isolate 1008001.06 chromosome A10, Gossypium_hirsutum_v2.1, whole genome shotgun sequence DNA harbors:
- the LOC107925160 gene encoding RNA-binding protein L isoform X3 codes for MMQQPAQAMVPPPMAPQTQQYQYQQPPPAPVPQAQQPYMMMNMMQPPQSHPPPMWPPQQGSAGVPAQQQPAGQPANADEVRTLWIGDLQYYMDENYLLSCFAQTGEVASVKVIRNKQTGQVEGYGFIEFVSRAAAERVLQTYNGTPMPNGESNYRLNWASFSSGDRRDETPEFTIFVGDLAADVTDYMLQETFRAHFPSVKGAKVVIDRITGRTKGYGFVRFGDETEYNRAMTEMNGAFCSTRPMRIGPATNKKTGAAQQYPAGRQEALSSWGLELISAEMVTPLVRALA; via the exons ATGATGCAACAACCAGCACAAGCTATGGTACCACCACCAATGGCTCCACAGACCCAACAGTACCAATATCAGCAACCACCTCCGGCTCCGGTTCCTCAGGCACAACAACCTTACATGATGATGAACATGATGCAGCCGCCTCAGAGTCATCCTCCACCTATGTGGCCCCCACAACAAGGTTCGGCTGGGGTACCTGCTCAACAACAGCCAGCTGGTCAACCGGCTAACGCAGATGAGGTTCGGACTTTGTGGATCGGAGATTTGCAGTATTATATGGATGAGAATTATCTCTTGAGCTGTTTTGCCCAAACTGGAGAG GTTGCTTCTGTAAAAGTTATCCGCAACAAGCAAACCGGTCAAGTGGAGGGCTATGGATTTATTGAGTTTGTTTCAAGAGCTGCTGCTGAGAGAGTTTTACAAACATACAATGGTACACCTATGCCAAATGGTGAGAGCAACTATAGGTTGAACTGGGCATCCTTTAGTTCAGGCGATAGGCGAGATGAGACCCCTGAGTTCACAATCTTTGTTGGAGACTTGGCTGCTGATGTTACAGATTACATGCTTCAAGAGACCTTCAGGGCACACTTTCCTTCTGTTAAGGGTGCAAAGGTTGTGATTGATAGGATCACTGGGCGCACAAAAGGTTATGGGTTTGTCAGGTTTGGCGATGAAACTGAATATAATCGTGCCATGACTGAGATGAATGGTGCTTTTTGTTCAACTAGGCCTATGCGCATAGGGCCAGCTACTAACAAGAAGACTGGTGCTGCACAGCAATATCCAGCAG GGCGTCAGGAGGCTCTATCATCTTGGGGCCTGGAACTGATTTCAGCTGAAATGGTTACCCCCTTAGTCCGTGCCCTCGCTTAG
- the LOC107925160 gene encoding RNA-binding protein L isoform X2, whose protein sequence is MMQQPAQAMVPPPMAPQTQQYQYQQPPPAPVPQAQQPYMMMNMMQPPQSHPPPMWPPQQGSAGVPAQQQPAGQPANADEVRTLWIGDLQYYMDENYLLSCFAQTGEVASVKVIRNKQTGQVEGYGFIEFVSRAAAERVLQTYNGTPMPNGESNYRLNWASFSSGDRRDETPEFTIFVGDLAADVTDYMLQETFRAHFPSVKGAKVVIDRITGRTKGYGFVRFGDETEYNRAMTEMNGAFCSTRPMRIGPATNKKTGAAQQYPAASSQGTQNENDPNNTTIFVGNLDSNVTEDHLREVFSPYGQLVHVKIPQNKRCGFVQFADR, encoded by the exons ATGATGCAACAACCAGCACAAGCTATGGTACCACCACCAATGGCTCCACAGACCCAACAGTACCAATATCAGCAACCACCTCCGGCTCCGGTTCCTCAGGCACAACAACCTTACATGATGATGAACATGATGCAGCCGCCTCAGAGTCATCCTCCACCTATGTGGCCCCCACAACAAGGTTCGGCTGGGGTACCTGCTCAACAACAGCCAGCTGGTCAACCGGCTAACGCAGATGAGGTTCGGACTTTGTGGATCGGAGATTTGCAGTATTATATGGATGAGAATTATCTCTTGAGCTGTTTTGCCCAAACTGGAGAG GTTGCTTCTGTAAAAGTTATCCGCAACAAGCAAACCGGTCAAGTGGAGGGCTATGGATTTATTGAGTTTGTTTCAAGAGCTGCTGCTGAGAGAGTTTTACAAACATACAATGGTACACCTATGCCAAATGGTGAGAGCAACTATAGGTTGAACTGGGCATCCTTTAGTTCAGGCGATAGGCGAGATGAGACCCCTGAGTTCACAATCTTTGTTGGAGACTTGGCTGCTGATGTTACAGATTACATGCTTCAAGAGACCTTCAGGGCACACTTTCCTTCTGTTAAGGGTGCAAAGGTTGTGATTGATAGGATCACTGGGCGCACAAAAGGTTATGGGTTTGTCAGGTTTGGCGATGAAACTGAATATAATCGTGCCATGACTGAGATGAATGGTGCTTTTTGTTCAACTAGGCCTATGCGCATAGGGCCAGCTACTAACAAGAAGACTGGTGCTGCACAGCAATATCCAGCAG CTTCATCGCAAGGGACTCAGAACGAGAATGATCCAAATAATACGACT ATATTTGTTGGTAATTTGGATTCTAACGTGACTGAAGACCATTTGAGAGAGGTCTTCAGCCCATATGGTCAGTTGGTGCATGTGAAGATTCCACAAAACAAGCGTTGTGGATTTGTTCAATTTGCTGATAGGTAA
- the LOC107924958 gene encoding uncharacterized protein, producing the protein MSSQNQGVSLSSPADPPMRRKRGRPRKDETVQGDNSPVTPVSDNLNKNKQSVDMSDPASEDMVGQMVSGVIEGSFDAGYLLNVKVGDTNTHLRGVVFLPGRFTPITAANDVAPNVKMYKRKEIPFPFVGPQGHLDATSPSGKSEKPIEHKNDTPNVLDQGLHIGLQSGATPVSESQSASILIPPASNLPMNDTGLPLGQKVLQDLIADIGLQNNKAVGVGQDQSLQGFEAFKLMKGPNINAEVPKASASISATFTCTLPVSETVNLKPQVEHQAVSFDLKPQELFGDGKSLDLVNNQTPKFPEPEPQAISCEPTAIDVFGKQASKFPEHEPQVMPCESGGIKMFGKRPSKFPEPETQPMTCEPTGINMFGKRASKFPEPEPQGMPCEPAEIHMFGKQASKFAEPEPRAIPCEPIGIDVFGKQASKFPEPEPLSMHCEPAGINMFGKQASKFPEPETQPVHCEPTGINMFGKQASKFPEPETQPMHCEPTGINIFGKQATKFPEPEPQTMPCGPTGINMFGKQPSKFPDPQAMPCESTGINNFGKQASKFPEPELRTMSCEPTRINIFGKQASKFPEPEPQTIPCEPTGLNMFGKQASKFLEPEHQAIPCELTGLNMFGKQASSRQDIDISEDTQLELAKKIMTGTNTAHMDGLFASDATTTTTVAPPCSVSMTSLPIMIFGAETIPSAHKPAAEESVFPRMVVPEVSSSSMAINTNSVESNAKDAIPPAHS; encoded by the coding sequence ATGAGCAGCCAGAACCAAGGGGTTAGTTTATCTTCACCGGCAGACCCTCCTATGAGGCGGAAACGTGGGCGTCCACGGAAGGACGAGACTGTTCAAGGGGACAACTCGCCTGTGACACCTGTTTCCGACAATCTGAATAAAAATAAGCAGAGTGTAGACATGAGTGACCCTGCATCTGAAGACATGGTAGGTCAGATGGTGTCCGGTGTTATCGAAGGTTCATTTGATGCTGGATATCTTCTTAACGTTAAAGTAGGTGATACCAACACGCATCTTAGAGGTGTTGTATTTCTACCGGGGCGATTCACTCCGATTACTGCTGCAAATGATGTGGCTCCGAATGTTAAGATGTACAAAAGAAAAGAGATTCCTTTCCCATTTGTTGGCCCTCAGGGTCATCTTGATGCTACGAGTCCATCAGGGAAAAGTGAGAAGCCCATTGAGCATAAAAACGACACACCTAATGTTCTAGACCAAGGTCTACATATAGGGCTTCAGTCTGGTGCTACGCCTGTTAGTGAGAGCCAATCTGCCTCTATTTTAATTCCTCCGGCTAGTAACTTGCCGATGAATGACACTGGTCTTCCCTTGGGACAAAAGGTCCTACAAGACCTAATTGCAGATATCGGATTGCAGAACAATAAAGCTGTTGGTGTTGGACAAGATCAGTCATTGCAGGGATTTGAAGCGTTCAAACTGATGAAAGGACCGAATATTAATGCAGAGGTTCCTAAAGCATCTGCATCAATATCGGCAACATTTACCTGTACGTTGCCAGTTTCCGAGACTGTAAATTTGAAGCCTCAAGTTGAACACCAGGCTGTGAGTTTTGATCTTAAGCCGCAAGAATTGTTCGGTGATGGTAAGAGCCTTGACCTTGTTAACAACCAAACACCTAAATTTCCCGAGCCTGAACCCCAAGCTATATCTTGTGAACCCACTGCAATTGACGTTTTTGGTAAACAGGCTTCTAAATTTCCCGAGCATGAACCTCAAGTGATGCCTTGTGAATCTGGTGGAATCAAGATGTTTGGTAAGCGGCCTTCTAAATTTCCTGAACCTGAAACTCAACCAATGACGTGTGAACCTACTGGAATCAACATGTTTGGGAAACGGGCTTCTAAATTTCCTGAACCTGAACCTCAAGGCATGCCTTGTGAACCTGCTGAAATCCACATGTTTGGGAAGCAGGCTTCTAAATTTGCTGAACCTGAACCTCGAGCCATACCTTGTGAACCCATTGGAATCGACGTGTTTGGAAAACAGGCTTCTAAATTTCCCGAACCTGAACCTTTAAGCATGCACTGTGAACCTGCTGGAATCAACATGTTTGGAAAGCAGGCTTCTAAATTTCCCGAACCTGAAACTCAACCCGTGCACTGTGAACCAACTGGAATCAACATGTTTGGAAAGCAGGCTTCTAAATTTCCTGAACCTGAAACTCAACCCATGCACTGTGAACCAACTGGAATCAACATTTTTGGGAAACAGGCTACTAAATTTCCTGAACCCGAACCTCAAACCATGCCTTGTGGACCAACAGGAATCAACATGTTCGGAAAGCAGCCATCTAAATTTCCTGACCCTCAAGCCATGCCTTGTGAATCCACTGGAATCAACAATTTCGGGAAGCAGGCTTCTAAATTTCCCGAACCTGAACTTCGAACCATGTCTTGCGAACCTACCAGAATCAACATTTTCGGGAAACAAGCTTCTAAATTTCCTGAACCTGAACCTCAAACCATACCTTGTGAACCCACTGGACTTAACATGTTTGGGAAACAAGCTTCTAAGTTTCTTGAACCTGAACACCAAGCCATACCTTGTGAACTTACTGGACTCAACATGTTCGGTAAACAGGCTTCATCTAGGCAAGATATAGATATTTCCGAAGATACTCAACTGGAGCTTGCTAAGAAGATTATGACTGGAACCAACACGGCTCACATGGATGGACTTTTTGCAAGTGATGCTACTACAACTACTACTGTGGCACCTCCATGTTCCGTATCAATGACCAGCCTACCAATAATGATATTCGGGGCAGAAACTATCCCGTCTGCCCACAAACCCGCCGCTGAAGAATCTGTTTTTCCAAGAATGGTAGTTCCTGAAGTTAGTAGTTCTTCAATGGCCATTAACACCAACAGCGTGGAATCTAATGCTAAAGATGCCATTCCACCAGCACATTCTTAG
- the LOC107925160 gene encoding polyadenylate-binding protein RBP45 isoform X1 — protein sequence MMQQPAQAMVPPPMAPQTQQYQYQQPPPAPVPQAQQPYMMMNMMQPPQSHPPPMWPPQQGSAGVPAQQQPAGQPANADEVRTLWIGDLQYYMDENYLLSCFAQTGEVASVKVIRNKQTGQVEGYGFIEFVSRAAAERVLQTYNGTPMPNGESNYRLNWASFSSGDRRDETPEFTIFVGDLAADVTDYMLQETFRAHFPSVKGAKVVIDRITGRTKGYGFVRFGDETEYNRAMTEMNGAFCSTRPMRIGPATNKKTGAAQQYPAASSQGTQNENDPNNTTIFVGNLDSNVTEDHLREVFSPYGQLVHVKIPQNKRCGFVQFADRSCAEEALRILNGTQLGGQSIRLSWGRSTSNKQAQADPNQWNAGYYGYSQGYGYGYGAAPQDPNMYYGGYPGYGNYQQPQQQQQVGYS from the exons ATGATGCAACAACCAGCACAAGCTATGGTACCACCACCAATGGCTCCACAGACCCAACAGTACCAATATCAGCAACCACCTCCGGCTCCGGTTCCTCAGGCACAACAACCTTACATGATGATGAACATGATGCAGCCGCCTCAGAGTCATCCTCCACCTATGTGGCCCCCACAACAAGGTTCGGCTGGGGTACCTGCTCAACAACAGCCAGCTGGTCAACCGGCTAACGCAGATGAGGTTCGGACTTTGTGGATCGGAGATTTGCAGTATTATATGGATGAGAATTATCTCTTGAGCTGTTTTGCCCAAACTGGAGAG GTTGCTTCTGTAAAAGTTATCCGCAACAAGCAAACCGGTCAAGTGGAGGGCTATGGATTTATTGAGTTTGTTTCAAGAGCTGCTGCTGAGAGAGTTTTACAAACATACAATGGTACACCTATGCCAAATGGTGAGAGCAACTATAGGTTGAACTGGGCATCCTTTAGTTCAGGCGATAGGCGAGATGAGACCCCTGAGTTCACAATCTTTGTTGGAGACTTGGCTGCTGATGTTACAGATTACATGCTTCAAGAGACCTTCAGGGCACACTTTCCTTCTGTTAAGGGTGCAAAGGTTGTGATTGATAGGATCACTGGGCGCACAAAAGGTTATGGGTTTGTCAGGTTTGGCGATGAAACTGAATATAATCGTGCCATGACTGAGATGAATGGTGCTTTTTGTTCAACTAGGCCTATGCGCATAGGGCCAGCTACTAACAAGAAGACTGGTGCTGCACAGCAATATCCAGCAG CTTCATCGCAAGGGACTCAGAACGAGAATGATCCAAATAATACGACT ATATTTGTTGGTAATTTGGATTCTAACGTGACTGAAGACCATTTGAGAGAGGTCTTCAGCCCATATGGTCAGTTGGTGCATGTGAAGATTCCACAAAACAAGCGTTGTGGATTTGTTCAATTTGCTGATAG GAGTTGTGCTGAAGAAGCACTCCGAATACTGAACGGGACTCAGTTGGGTGGACAAAGTATTCGGCTTTCATGGGGTCGTAGCACATCAAACAAGCAG GCCCAAGCAGATCCAAACCAGTGGAACGCTGGATATTATGGATACAGCCAAGGATATGGTTACGGCTATGGCGCTGCCCCACAAGACCCCAACATGTACTATGGAGGGTATCCTGGGTATGGAAATTATCAACAGCCACAGCAACAGCAACAAGTCGGATATAGCTAA